A section of the Triticum dicoccoides isolate Atlit2015 ecotype Zavitan chromosome 7A, WEW_v2.0, whole genome shotgun sequence genome encodes:
- the LOC119329091 gene encoding uncharacterized protein LOC119329091 isoform X4 encodes MSAYRFHPGNLVLGTLIYNDTPKQAKKPKEVKCFYLLLAYDEQLQVSTIGLLSDTINRHSPKVDLEGNSLNKKRKHVSSSPSKKPTKGKANKKGKISNDDMAASIKKLADSLASPIVSVQPMPPTDPYANLWKRINALTIPAKDKLEIVAYLSKPDQDIFRSYLNYADETILGQWVLSFFEPRFQEDGGNGGSATAH; translated from the exons ATGTCCGCGTACAGATTTCATCCAGGAAATTTAGTCCTAGGGACTTTGATATACAATGATACACCAAAGCAAGCAAAGAAGCCAAAAGAAGTTAAATGTTTTTACCTGCTGCTGGCATACGATGAGCAGTTGCAGGTGTCAACCATAG GTTTGCTTTCTGACACTATTAATCGTCATAGTCCTAAAGTTGACTTGGAAGGCAATTCTTTAAACAAGAAGCGCAAGCACGTGTCATCTTCACCTTCCAAGAAGCCAACTAAGGGGAAAGCAAACAAGAAGGGCAAGATATCTAATGATGATATGGCAGCCAGTATCAAGAAGCTAGCTGACTCTCTTGCATCTCCTATTGTTTCTGTGCAACCAATGCCACCTACAGATCCATATGCAAACCTTTGGAAGCGGATAAATGCCCTTACCATACCAGCTAAGGATAAACTTGAGATTGTAGCATATCTATCCAAGCCAGATCAAGATATCTTTCGTAGTTACCTCAACTATGCTGATGAAACAATTCTTGGACAGTGGGTCCTTAGCTTCTTCGAGCCTCGGTTTCAAGAAGATGGTGGCAATGGTGGATCTGCAACTGCTCACTGA
- the LOC119329091 gene encoding uncharacterized protein LOC119329091 isoform X1 → MSAYRFHPGNLVLGTLIYNDTPKQAKKPKEVKCFYLLLAYDEQLQVSTIGNSCVFFLQVVHPWYWLEAGLLSDTINRHSPKVDLEGNSLNKKRKHVSSSPSKKPTKGKANKKGKISNDDMAASIKKLADSLASPIVSVQPMPPTDPYANLWKRINALTIPAKDKLEIVAYLSKPDQDIFRSYLNYADETILGQWVLSFFEPRFQEDGGNGGSATAH, encoded by the exons ATGTCCGCGTACAGATTTCATCCAGGAAATTTAGTCCTAGGGACTTTGATATACAATGATACACCAAAGCAAGCAAAGAAGCCAAAAGAAGTTAAATGTTTTTACCTGCTGCTGGCATACGATGAGCAGTTGCAGGTGTCAACCATAGGTAATTCTT GTGTATTTTTTTTACAAGTTGTGCATCCTTGGTACTGGTTAGAAGCAGGTTTGCTTTCTGACACTATTAATCGTCATAGTCCTAAAGTTGACTTGGAAGGCAATTCTTTAAACAAGAAGCGCAAGCACGTGTCATCTTCACCTTCCAAGAAGCCAACTAAGGGGAAAGCAAACAAGAAGGGCAAGATATCTAATGATGATATGGCAGCCAGTATCAAGAAGCTAGCTGACTCTCTTGCATCTCCTATTGTTTCTGTGCAACCAATGCCACCTACAGATCCATATGCAAACCTTTGGAAGCGGATAAATGCCCTTACCATACCAGCTAAGGATAAACTTGAGATTGTAGCATATCTATCCAAGCCAGATCAAGATATCTTTCGTAGTTACCTCAACTATGCTGATGAAACAATTCTTGGACAGTGGGTCCTTAGCTTCTTCGAGCCTCGGTTTCAAGAAGATGGTGGCAATGGTGGATCTGCAACTGCTCACTGA
- the LOC119329091 gene encoding uncharacterized protein LOC119329091 isoform X2 — protein MSAYRFHPGNLVLGTLIYNDTPKQAKKPKEVKCFYLLLAYDEQLQVSTIGVFFLQVVHPWYWLEAGLLSDTINRHSPKVDLEGNSLNKKRKHVSSSPSKKPTKGKANKKGKISNDDMAASIKKLADSLASPIVSVQPMPPTDPYANLWKRINALTIPAKDKLEIVAYLSKPDQDIFRSYLNYADETILGQWVLSFFEPRFQEDGGNGGSATAH, from the exons ATGTCCGCGTACAGATTTCATCCAGGAAATTTAGTCCTAGGGACTTTGATATACAATGATACACCAAAGCAAGCAAAGAAGCCAAAAGAAGTTAAATGTTTTTACCTGCTGCTGGCATACGATGAGCAGTTGCAGGTGTCAACCATAG GTGTATTTTTTTTACAAGTTGTGCATCCTTGGTACTGGTTAGAAGCAGGTTTGCTTTCTGACACTATTAATCGTCATAGTCCTAAAGTTGACTTGGAAGGCAATTCTTTAAACAAGAAGCGCAAGCACGTGTCATCTTCACCTTCCAAGAAGCCAACTAAGGGGAAAGCAAACAAGAAGGGCAAGATATCTAATGATGATATGGCAGCCAGTATCAAGAAGCTAGCTGACTCTCTTGCATCTCCTATTGTTTCTGTGCAACCAATGCCACCTACAGATCCATATGCAAACCTTTGGAAGCGGATAAATGCCCTTACCATACCAGCTAAGGATAAACTTGAGATTGTAGCATATCTATCCAAGCCAGATCAAGATATCTTTCGTAGTTACCTCAACTATGCTGATGAAACAATTCTTGGACAGTGGGTCCTTAGCTTCTTCGAGCCTCGGTTTCAAGAAGATGGTGGCAATGGTGGATCTGCAACTGCTCACTGA
- the LOC119329091 gene encoding uncharacterized protein LOC119329091 isoform X3, with product MSAYRFHPGNLVLGTLIYNDTPKQAKKPKEVKCFYLLLAYDEQLQVSTIEAGLLSDTINRHSPKVDLEGNSLNKKRKHVSSSPSKKPTKGKANKKGKISNDDMAASIKKLADSLASPIVSVQPMPPTDPYANLWKRINALTIPAKDKLEIVAYLSKPDQDIFRSYLNYADETILGQWVLSFFEPRFQEDGGNGGSATAH from the exons ATGTCCGCGTACAGATTTCATCCAGGAAATTTAGTCCTAGGGACTTTGATATACAATGATACACCAAAGCAAGCAAAGAAGCCAAAAGAAGTTAAATGTTTTTACCTGCTGCTGGCATACGATGAGCAGTTGCAGGTGTCAACCATAG AAGCAGGTTTGCTTTCTGACACTATTAATCGTCATAGTCCTAAAGTTGACTTGGAAGGCAATTCTTTAAACAAGAAGCGCAAGCACGTGTCATCTTCACCTTCCAAGAAGCCAACTAAGGGGAAAGCAAACAAGAAGGGCAAGATATCTAATGATGATATGGCAGCCAGTATCAAGAAGCTAGCTGACTCTCTTGCATCTCCTATTGTTTCTGTGCAACCAATGCCACCTACAGATCCATATGCAAACCTTTGGAAGCGGATAAATGCCCTTACCATACCAGCTAAGGATAAACTTGAGATTGTAGCATATCTATCCAAGCCAGATCAAGATATCTTTCGTAGTTACCTCAACTATGCTGATGAAACAATTCTTGGACAGTGGGTCCTTAGCTTCTTCGAGCCTCGGTTTCAAGAAGATGGTGGCAATGGTGGATCTGCAACTGCTCACTGA
- the LOC119329091 gene encoding uncharacterized protein LOC119329091 isoform X5, whose protein sequence is MAAAVFTPSHHGCRSTHGRSSKLQAWMDGFRKVSILPGWSELQIPSGPPEPAISASSSPPPLGITSSPNASSAPSDRPQREIGHGGNKTARRCAFLQHIRRKKKQHEVPVCIKLLSLMGQTQCIEAPTQGRLSYRTGEMQQKKLLRCYSPNSKQKGPSTFLANGGYSIPRFMIWHK, encoded by the exons ATGGCGGCCGCGGTCTTCACCCCCAGCCACCATGGCTGCAGATCCACCCACGGCCGGTCGTCTAAGCTTCAAGCATGGATGGATGGATTCAGGAAGGTATCCATCCTCCCTGGGTGGAGCGAGCTGCAGATCCCGTCCGGCCCTCCGGAACCGGCCatctccgcctcctcctcgccgccgccgctgggGATCACGTCTTCACCAAACGCGAGCTCCGCCCCATCCGACCGACCGCAAAGGG AGATAGGACATGGCGGAAACAAAACTGCACGGCGATGTGCATTTCTGCAACACATCAG ACGGAAGAAAAAGCAACATGAAGTTCCTGTCTGCATCAAACTGCTTTCACTTAtgggacagacccagtgcatagaagctcccacacaag GTAGATTATCTTATAGGACGGGCGAAATGCAACAGAAGAAGCTCCTCCGCTGCTACTCGCCAAACTCCAAGCAAAAAGGACCTTCCACTTTCCTTGCTAATG GAGGATATTCAATACCAAGATTTATGATTTGGCATAAGTGA
- the LOC119329091 gene encoding uncharacterized protein LOC119329091 isoform X6, with product MAAAVFTPSHHGCRSTHGRSSKLQAWMDGFRKVSILPGWSELQIPSGPPEPAISASSSPPPLGITSSPNASSAPSDRPQREIGHGGNKTARRCAFLQHIRRKKKQHEVPVDYLIGRAKCNRRSSSAATRQTPSKKDLPLSLLMASNSKMSKRRIFNTKIYDLA from the exons ATGGCGGCCGCGGTCTTCACCCCCAGCCACCATGGCTGCAGATCCACCCACGGCCGGTCGTCTAAGCTTCAAGCATGGATGGATGGATTCAGGAAGGTATCCATCCTCCCTGGGTGGAGCGAGCTGCAGATCCCGTCCGGCCCTCCGGAACCGGCCatctccgcctcctcctcgccgccgccgctgggGATCACGTCTTCACCAAACGCGAGCTCCGCCCCATCCGACCGACCGCAAAGGG AGATAGGACATGGCGGAAACAAAACTGCACGGCGATGTGCATTTCTGCAACACATCAG ACGGAAGAAAAAGCAACATGAAGTTCCT GTAGATTATCTTATAGGACGGGCGAAATGCAACAGAAGAAGCTCCTCCGCTGCTACTCGCCAAACTCCAAGCAAAAAGGACCTTCCACTTTCCTTGCTAATGGCGAGCAACTCAAAGATGTCTAAAAG GAGGATATTCAATACCAAGATTTATGATTTGGCATAA